One Rhizobium sp. NRK18 genomic window carries:
- a CDS encoding tellurite resistance TerB family protein: MKILLTPHDALIYVMVMASAVDSAMSDEELGRIGHLVQTMPVFRDFDDDRLIEVARKCAEILSGAEGLDIALETIRDVLPPRLYDTAYALAVELSGADHIVNAEEIRFLQLLRDRLKLDKLTCAAIERSAIARYRWL; encoded by the coding sequence ATGAAAATTCTGCTGACACCTCATGACGCGCTCATCTATGTGATGGTGATGGCATCGGCAGTCGACAGCGCCATGTCAGACGAAGAGCTCGGCCGCATCGGCCACCTGGTGCAGACCATGCCTGTGTTTCGCGATTTCGATGACGATCGGCTGATCGAGGTGGCCCGCAAATGCGCCGAAATCCTCTCCGGCGCCGAAGGTCTCGACATTGCGCTCGAGACGATCCGCGACGTGCTGCCGCCCCGGCTCTATGACACGGCCTATGCGCTGGCCGTGGAGCTTTCCGGTGCCGACCATATCGTCAATGCCGAGGAAATCCGCTTCCTCCAGCTTTTGCGCGACCGCCTGAAGCTGGACAAGCTGACCTGCGCCGCCATCGAACGCAGCGCCATCGCCCGTTACCGCTGGCTCTGA
- the apaG gene encoding Co2+/Mg2+ efflux protein ApaG codes for MYRALTRDIEVVVEPYYLEEQSDPEDSRYVWGYRIVISNNSDISVRLINRYWHITDQNGQVDEVRGPGVVGEQPRLTPGDSYEYSSGCPLDTPSGVMFGHYQMATDEGELFDVDIPAFSLDTPDMTRTLN; via the coding sequence ATGTATCGCGCGCTGACACGGGACATAGAAGTTGTGGTGGAGCCCTACTATCTGGAGGAGCAGTCCGATCCGGAAGACAGCCGCTATGTCTGGGGTTACCGCATCGTCATTTCCAACAATTCCGACATATCCGTCCGCCTGATCAATCGCTACTGGCACATCACGGATCAGAACGGCCAGGTCGACGAAGTGCGTGGTCCGGGCGTCGTCGGCGAACAGCCGCGTCTGACGCCGGGCGATTCCTATGAATACTCGTCAGGCTGCCCGCTCGATACACCATCCGGCGTCATGTTCGGCCACTACCAGATGGCGACCGACGAGGGCGAACTGTTCGATGTCGATATTCCGGCCTTTTCGCTCGACACGCCGGACATGACCCGCACCCTCAACTGA
- a CDS encoding FTR1 family protein — MLGALVIVFREIFEAGLIVGIVLAATRLVAGSRWWIAAGVAGGIAGSLVLAAFAGVVSEWADGFGQELFNAGILAIAAVMLIWHNLWMAHHGRELAADLAATGKAVSDGQRSLAALALVVGIAVLREGAEIALFMYGIILAGGDSWSSLALGSALGLLLGGGVSALTYFGLVKIPMRHLFSVTSVLITFLAASMASQSAAYLERAGKIDWLSATAWDTSWLLQEGSIPGRLMHTMFGYSQQPSEFQVLVYVVTLIAVVVATRTLSARGHHAARHASAG; from the coding sequence ATGCTGGGCGCACTGGTCATCGTTTTCCGCGAGATATTCGAAGCCGGCCTGATCGTTGGCATCGTGCTGGCCGCAACGCGGCTGGTCGCCGGCAGCCGCTGGTGGATCGCCGCAGGTGTCGCCGGTGGCATTGCCGGAAGCCTGGTGCTGGCAGCCTTTGCCGGCGTTGTCTCGGAATGGGCGGACGGCTTCGGTCAGGAACTCTTCAATGCCGGCATCCTGGCGATCGCTGCCGTCATGCTGATCTGGCACAATCTCTGGATGGCGCATCACGGCCGCGAACTCGCCGCCGATCTCGCTGCCACCGGCAAGGCGGTGAGTGACGGTCAGCGGTCTCTGGCAGCGCTTGCGCTTGTCGTCGGCATTGCCGTCCTGCGCGAGGGCGCCGAAATAGCGCTCTTCATGTACGGCATCATTCTCGCCGGAGGCGACAGCTGGTCGTCGCTGGCGCTCGGATCGGCCCTCGGTCTGCTGCTTGGCGGCGGCGTTTCGGCGCTGACCTATTTCGGCCTTGTGAAAATTCCGATGCGCCATCTGTTCTCGGTCACGAGCGTCCTCATCACCTTCCTTGCCGCCAGCATGGCATCTCAGTCGGCTGCTTACCTGGAACGTGCCGGCAAGATCGACTGGCTTTCGGCGACTGCCTGGGACACATCCTGGCTTCTGCAGGAAGGCAGCATTCCCGGCCGCCTGATGCACACCATGTTCGGCTATTCCCAGCAGCCCAGCGAATTCCAGGTGCTGGTCTACGTGGTCACCCTGATCGCCGTCGTTGTCGCGACCCGCACGCTATCGGCCCGTGGCCACCATGCGGCCCGCCACGCAAGCGCCGGCTAG
- a CDS encoding CDP-alcohol phosphatidyltransferase family protein: MLDGTIRKRIDPHLQQAGDWLAIRGVGADQMTLIACGLGLLSAAFIALGHGWLALPLLLSSRLGDGLDGAIARATRKTDFGGFLDIVLDFVFYGAVPLAFVIADPGRNGIAGAVLLFAFYVNGSSFLAFAVMAEKRRLTTDARGEKSFYFTTGLAEATETIAVFAVACVFAAWFWWLAYLFAALTLYTAAARILFARRMMREEPPGRD; the protein is encoded by the coding sequence ATGCTTGACGGCACAATCAGGAAGAGAATTGACCCACATCTGCAGCAGGCCGGCGACTGGCTGGCGATCCGGGGCGTCGGTGCCGACCAGATGACGCTGATCGCCTGCGGGCTGGGCCTTCTCTCCGCCGCATTCATCGCCCTCGGCCACGGCTGGCTGGCGCTGCCCCTTCTCCTCTCCAGCCGGCTTGGCGACGGCCTTGACGGTGCCATCGCCCGAGCCACCCGGAAGACCGATTTCGGCGGCTTCCTCGACATCGTCCTCGACTTTGTCTTCTACGGTGCGGTCCCGCTCGCCTTCGTCATCGCCGATCCGGGGCGCAACGGCATAGCTGGAGCGGTGCTGCTGTTTGCCTTCTACGTCAACGGATCGAGCTTCCTCGCCTTCGCGGTGATGGCGGAAAAGCGCCGGCTGACGACGGATGCGCGCGGTGAAAAGTCGTTCTACTTCACGACCGGGCTCGCCGAAGCGACGGAGACGATCGCCGTCTTCGCGGTCGCCTGTGTCTTTGCCGCTTGGTTCTGGTGGCTGGCCTATCTCTTCGCGGCGCTCACGCTCTACACCGCTGCCGCCCGCATCCTGTTCGCCAGACGCATGATGCGCGAGGAACCGCCGGGGCGTGACTGA
- a CDS encoding 2'-deoxycytidine 5'-triphosphate deaminase, translated as MARQTGILADGAIRELFEAGRLTSQAELDIDQVQPASLDLRLGAKAFRVRASFLPGPNHLVSDKLDRLKLHVIDLSEGAVLETGCVYIVPLMESLDLPSGMSASANPKSSTGRLDIFTRVITDYAQEFDKIPAGYSGPLYLEISPRTFPIVVRKGSRLSQIRFRIGQPLLSEAELLALHRSETLVASDTPNVSGGGIALSIDLKGGGEDGLIGYRGKHHTAVVDVDEKAANEVFDFWEPLYSRGREELILDPDEFYILVSREAVHVPPLYAAEMTPYDPLVGEFRVHYAGFFDPGFGHAGAGGTGSRAVLEVRSHEVPFILEHGQIVGRLVYEHMLEKPHSLYGSGLGSNYQAQGLKLSKHFRT; from the coding sequence ATGGCAAGACAGACGGGCATTCTGGCGGATGGCGCCATTCGCGAACTTTTCGAGGCTGGCAGGCTGACGAGCCAGGCGGAACTCGACATCGACCAGGTGCAGCCGGCAAGCCTCGACCTGCGTCTCGGCGCCAAGGCGTTTCGCGTCCGGGCTAGCTTCCTGCCGGGACCCAACCACCTGGTTTCCGACAAGCTCGACCGGCTGAAACTGCATGTCATCGACCTGTCCGAAGGTGCGGTGCTGGAAACGGGCTGCGTCTACATCGTGCCGCTGATGGAAAGCCTCGATCTCCCCTCCGGCATGTCGGCTTCCGCCAATCCGAAGAGCTCAACCGGCCGGCTCGATATATTCACCCGTGTCATCACCGACTATGCGCAGGAATTCGACAAGATACCGGCCGGCTATTCCGGTCCGCTGTACCTGGAAATTTCGCCGCGCACCTTTCCGATCGTTGTGCGCAAGGGCTCGCGGCTGTCGCAGATCCGCTTCCGCATCGGCCAGCCGCTGTTGAGCGAGGCCGAATTGCTGGCGCTCCACAGGAGCGAGACGCTGGTCGCCAGCGACACGCCGAATGTCTCCGGTGGCGGGATCGCGCTCTCCATCGATCTCAAGGGCGGCGGCGAAGACGGCCTGATCGGCTATCGCGGCAAGCACCACACAGCTGTCGTCGATGTCGACGAGAAGGCGGCCAATGAGGTGTTCGACTTCTGGGAGCCGCTCTACAGCCGCGGCCGCGAGGAACTAATCCTCGATCCGGACGAGTTCTATATCCTGGTCTCGCGGGAAGCCGTGCATGTGCCCCCGCTCTATGCCGCCGAGATGACGCCCTACGATCCGCTGGTCGGCGAGTTCCGCGTTCACTATGCCGGCTTCTTCGATCCCGGCTTCGGCCATGCCGGCGCCGGCGGCACCGGGTCGCGCGCCGTCCTCGAGGTGCGCAGCCATGAGGTGCCGTTCATCCTCGAGCACGGCCAGATTGTCGGGCGTCTTGTCTACGAGCACATGCTGGAAAAGCCGCATTCGCTCTACGGCTCCGGCCTCGGCTCCAACTACCAGGCGCAGGGGCTGAAGCTGTCGAAGCATTTCCGCACCTGA
- a CDS encoding Hsp33 family molecular chaperone, translating to MAEETTKLGEFGFAGDDKVVPFQVEGLDVRGRAVQLGPMLDAILGRHDYPVPVARLLAEVITLTVLIGTSLKFEGKFTVQTKSDGPVDLLVADFSTPDSMRAYARFDEEALELAISEGMAEPEQLLGTGVLAFTIDQGRFSQPYQGIVALDGASLEEIAGTYFRQSEQIPTHMRLAAAELYDRDEDGKARHTWRAGGVIVQFLPEAPERMRQPDLPGGDGDDNALPMFEDDAWMEARTLAETIDADELTDPQVGAERLLFRLFHERGVRVFDPQPVYDRCSCSREKIGGVLKGFSAEEIMASEEDGKIAVTCEFCSTTYVFDANEVIE from the coding sequence ATGGCGGAAGAAACCACCAAACTCGGCGAATTCGGTTTCGCCGGAGATGATAAGGTCGTGCCTTTCCAGGTGGAGGGGCTGGATGTGCGCGGCCGCGCGGTTCAGCTCGGCCCGATGCTCGACGCCATACTGGGGCGTCACGATTATCCCGTGCCGGTCGCCCGCCTTCTGGCGGAAGTCATCACGCTGACCGTGCTCATCGGCACGTCGCTGAAATTTGAAGGCAAGTTCACAGTCCAGACGAAGAGCGACGGACCGGTCGACCTGCTCGTCGCCGATTTCTCGACGCCCGACAGCATGCGCGCCTATGCCCGTTTCGACGAGGAGGCCCTCGAACTGGCGATCAGTGAAGGCATGGCCGAACCCGAGCAGTTGCTGGGAACGGGCGTTCTCGCCTTCACCATCGACCAGGGCCGCTTCAGCCAGCCCTATCAGGGCATCGTCGCTCTCGACGGCGCGTCGCTCGAAGAGATTGCCGGCACCTACTTTCGCCAGTCGGAACAGATCCCGACGCATATGCGGCTGGCCGCGGCCGAACTCTACGACCGCGACGAGGACGGCAAGGCCCGCCACACGTGGCGCGCGGGTGGCGTGATCGTCCAGTTTCTCCCGGAAGCGCCGGAGCGCATGCGCCAGCCGGATCTGCCGGGCGGCGACGGCGACGACAACGCCCTGCCGATGTTCGAGGACGATGCCTGGATGGAGGCACGCACGCTCGCCGAGACGATCGATGCCGACGAATTGACCGATCCGCAGGTCGGCGCGGAACGCCTCCTGTTCCGGCTCTTCCACGAGCGCGGTGTGCGTGTGTTCGATCCGCAGCCGGTCTACGACCGTTGCTCCTGTTCGCGCGAGAAGATCGGCGGCGTTCTCAAGGGCTTTTCGGCAGAGGAAATCATGGCGAGCGAAGAGGACGGCAAGATCGCCGTTACCTGCGAATTCTGCTCGACGACCTATGTCTTCGACGCCAATGAGGTGATCGAATAA
- a CDS encoding UDP-glucuronic acid decarboxylase family protein: MNTRVLVTGGAGFLGSHLVERLLERGDEVLCVDNFFTGTRRNVEHLIGHQRFELLRHDVCFPLYVEVDEIYNLACPASPVHYQHDPVQTTKTSVHGAINMLGLAKRVRAKILQASTSEVYGDPSVHPQVEGYWGNVNPIGIRSCYDEGKRCAETLFFDYWRQHQLAIKVVRIFNTYGPRMHPNDGRVVSNFIVQALKGEDITIFGEGQQTRSFCYRDDLVEAMIRMMGTGDDVVGPVNIGNPNEFTIRALAELVLELTGSPSKLVFKPLPQDDPIQRQPDISKAKELLGWQPTVELREGLEKTIGYFDELLKSDAGVASAG, translated from the coding sequence ATGAACACGAGAGTTTTGGTCACCGGAGGCGCCGGCTTTCTCGGCTCGCATCTCGTCGAAAGGCTCCTGGAACGCGGCGACGAGGTACTCTGCGTCGATAATTTCTTCACCGGCACCCGCCGCAATGTCGAGCACCTGATCGGCCATCAGCGCTTTGAACTGTTGCGCCACGACGTCTGCTTCCCGCTCTACGTCGAGGTCGACGAGATCTACAATCTCGCCTGCCCGGCCTCGCCGGTTCACTACCAGCACGATCCGGTGCAGACGACGAAGACCTCGGTGCATGGCGCGATCAACATGCTGGGGCTTGCCAAGCGCGTGCGGGCGAAGATTCTGCAGGCCTCGACGTCGGAAGTCTACGGCGATCCGAGCGTTCATCCGCAGGTGGAAGGTTACTGGGGCAACGTCAATCCGATCGGTATCCGCTCCTGCTACGACGAGGGCAAGCGCTGCGCCGAGACGCTGTTCTTCGATTACTGGCGCCAGCACCAGCTCGCCATCAAGGTCGTGCGCATCTTCAACACCTACGGCCCGCGCATGCACCCGAACGACGGCCGCGTCGTGTCCAACTTCATCGTCCAGGCGCTGAAGGGCGAGGACATCACCATTTTCGGCGAAGGCCAGCAGACGCGTTCCTTCTGCTACCGCGATGATCTCGTTGAGGCGATGATCCGGATGATGGGGACGGGAGACGACGTGGTCGGGCCGGTCAACATCGGCAATCCCAACGAGTTCACCATCCGGGCGCTGGCCGAGCTTGTGCTCGAACTGACCGGCTCGCCCTCGAAGCTGGTCTTCAAGCCCTTACCGCAGGACGATCCGATCCAGCGCCAGCCGGATATCTCGAAGGCGAAAGAGCTGCTGGGCTGGCAGCCGACGGTGGAGTTGCGCGAAGGGCTTGAGAAGACGATCGGCTATTTCGACGAGTTGCTGAAATCGGATGCAGGCGTGGCGTCTGCGGGCTGA
- a CDS encoding O-succinylhomoserine sulfhydrylase, with the protein MSKNWQPATQLVHGGSIRSQFGEMSESIFLTQGFLYENSASAEARFKGETDGYIYARYGSPTNDMFEKRMCMMEGAEDARATASGMAAISSSILCQVKAGDHIVAARALFGSNRWIIETLAPKYGVTCTLVDGRDLANWEAAVRPNTKVFFLESPTNPTLEVVDIAGVSKLAKQVGATLIVDNVFATPLFQKPFELGADVVVYSATKHIDGQGRCLGGIVLSSKKWIDENLHDYFRHTGPAMSPFNAWVLLKGLETLPLRVKQQTENAAKAADFLAEHKAVAKVIYPGRKDHPQADIIAKQMKAGSTLVCLELKGGKEAAFAMQDALQVIKISNNLGDTRSLITHPATTTHKNLTDEARAELGILPGTVRLSLGIEDGGDLVADLEQALDKVKF; encoded by the coding sequence ATGAGCAAGAATTGGCAACCGGCAACCCAACTCGTACACGGCGGCTCCATCCGGTCGCAGTTCGGCGAGATGTCGGAATCGATCTTCCTGACGCAGGGCTTCCTTTATGAAAACTCGGCATCGGCCGAAGCCCGTTTCAAGGGCGAGACCGATGGCTACATCTATGCCCGCTACGGCAGCCCGACCAATGACATGTTCGAAAAGCGCATGTGCATGATGGAAGGTGCGGAAGACGCGCGTGCCACCGCCTCGGGGATGGCCGCCATTTCGTCCTCCATCCTCTGCCAGGTCAAGGCCGGCGACCACATCGTCGCGGCCCGCGCTCTGTTCGGCTCCAACCGCTGGATCATAGAGACACTCGCACCGAAATACGGCGTCACTTGTACGCTGGTCGACGGTCGTGACCTCGCCAATTGGGAAGCCGCCGTTCGGCCGAATACCAAGGTCTTCTTCCTCGAAAGCCCGACGAACCCGACGCTGGAAGTCGTCGACATTGCCGGCGTCTCCAAACTCGCCAAGCAGGTCGGCGCTACCCTGATCGTCGACAACGTGTTCGCCACACCGCTCTTCCAGAAGCCGTTCGAACTCGGCGCCGATGTCGTCGTCTATTCGGCCACCAAGCATATCGACGGCCAGGGCCGCTGCCTCGGCGGCATCGTGCTGTCGTCCAAGAAGTGGATCGACGAGAACCTGCACGACTACTTCCGTCACACGGGACCGGCCATGTCGCCGTTCAATGCCTGGGTGCTGCTGAAGGGCCTCGAGACCCTGCCGCTGCGCGTCAAGCAGCAGACCGAGAATGCCGCGAAGGCCGCCGACTTCCTCGCCGAGCACAAGGCCGTCGCCAAGGTCATCTATCCCGGCCGCAAGGACCATCCGCAGGCCGATATCATCGCCAAGCAGATGAAGGCCGGCTCTACGCTGGTCTGCCTGGAACTGAAGGGCGGCAAGGAAGCGGCGTTCGCGATGCAGGACGCCCTGCAGGTCATCAAGATCTCCAACAATCTCGGCGACACCAGAAGCCTGATCACTCATCCGGCAACGACGACGCACAAGAACCTCACCGACGAAGCGCGGGCCGAACTCGGCATTTTGCCCGGCACCGTGCGCCTGTCGCTCGGCATCGAGGACGGCGGCGATCTGGTCGCCGATCTCGAACAGGCGCTCGACAAGGTCAAGTTCTGA
- a CDS encoding glycosyltransferase family 2 protein — protein sequence MVARCLHLAARNGTGADDELIASGFVEETFYFEAMSRLLGLPFVQSIDAKLISDSPHLDTQLIEPSTVRLVLAASEPLTIIAPRADQCERLLMMLAERPHMRPRFAIASPTAIRKAVWQAGAKRRTEEAVRLLFEGRTDYSARFVLTGAQGLLIGAFASGLFSALLMAPGRTLLCLHALVSFLYFFSLGLRGLAVLWRVTARRPKPLPDEDGHLPVYTVMVALYRETGVAGQLIASLKRLNWPKSRLDVKIVCEEGDDETIEAIRNAGPGPEVEIVVVPKVGPQTKPKALDYALAGARGTYTAIFDAEDQPHPDQLREAYYHFQSAKPDVACLQAPLIITNADRGWLPSLFAMEYGAFFRAILPLLSMMRMPMPLGGTSNHFKTDILKRCGAWDPYNVTEDADLGMRLYRLGYRAEVIKRHTLEDAPTRIGVWRKQRTRWFKGWMQTWLVLMRKPMTLLGDFGPKAFVVFHLMIGGMLISALAHPLIFVFFLTPLLPYIGVPPPESPIIHNALLALDSISIVGNYGLFLALGSLSLIKHEKRLVGRRWMAFPLYWMLISYAAWRAVIELWLKPHFWNKTPHEATRVMRSAVNQPADATPASDFSNSSK from the coding sequence ATGGTCGCACGCTGCCTGCATCTTGCGGCCAGAAACGGCACAGGCGCCGACGACGAACTGATTGCCTCCGGCTTCGTGGAGGAGACATTCTATTTCGAGGCCATGTCCCGTCTGCTTGGCCTCCCCTTTGTCCAAAGCATCGACGCGAAACTCATCAGCGACAGCCCGCACCTGGATACCCAGCTCATCGAGCCATCCACGGTCCGGCTGGTATTGGCGGCATCCGAGCCGCTCACCATAATCGCACCGCGAGCCGATCAGTGCGAAAGGCTCCTGATGATGCTGGCGGAGCGCCCGCACATGCGTCCACGCTTTGCGATCGCCTCGCCCACCGCCATTCGAAAAGCCGTCTGGCAGGCGGGTGCCAAGCGCCGCACGGAAGAGGCCGTGAGGCTTCTTTTCGAAGGCAGAACCGATTATTCGGCAAGGTTCGTCCTCACCGGCGCTCAAGGGCTCCTCATCGGAGCCTTCGCGTCCGGACTGTTCAGTGCGCTTCTCATGGCCCCCGGACGCACCCTCCTTTGCCTGCACGCACTGGTGTCTTTTCTCTATTTCTTCTCTCTCGGCCTGCGCGGTCTCGCCGTTCTCTGGCGCGTCACCGCAAGGCGTCCAAAACCGCTCCCGGACGAAGACGGCCACCTGCCGGTCTATACCGTCATGGTCGCGCTTTACCGGGAAACCGGTGTCGCCGGTCAATTGATCGCCTCACTGAAGCGGCTGAACTGGCCGAAGTCGCGACTGGACGTGAAAATCGTCTGCGAGGAAGGCGATGACGAGACGATAGAGGCCATCCGCAATGCCGGGCCCGGGCCGGAGGTGGAAATCGTTGTCGTGCCGAAGGTCGGTCCGCAGACGAAGCCGAAGGCGCTCGACTATGCGCTTGCCGGGGCAAGAGGCACCTATACGGCGATCTTTGACGCCGAAGACCAGCCTCACCCCGATCAGTTGCGCGAAGCCTATTATCATTTTCAATCGGCGAAGCCCGATGTCGCCTGCCTGCAGGCGCCGCTGATCATCACGAACGCAGACAGAGGATGGCTCCCTTCACTTTTCGCGATGGAATACGGCGCATTCTTCCGGGCAATCCTGCCGCTTCTCTCGATGATGCGCATGCCGATGCCGCTCGGCGGGACATCGAACCATTTCAAGACCGACATCCTGAAGCGGTGCGGCGCGTGGGATCCCTACAATGTGACGGAGGATGCGGATCTCGGCATGCGGCTCTATAGGCTCGGCTACCGCGCCGAGGTCATCAAGCGCCATACGCTGGAAGACGCGCCGACGCGCATAGGCGTGTGGCGAAAACAGCGGACGCGCTGGTTCAAGGGCTGGATGCAGACATGGCTGGTCCTGATGCGCAAGCCGATGACGCTGCTTGGAGATTTCGGCCCGAAAGCTTTCGTCGTCTTTCACCTGATGATCGGCGGCATGCTAATTTCGGCGCTCGCCCATCCATTGATCTTCGTCTTTTTCCTGACGCCGCTCCTGCCCTATATCGGCGTGCCGCCACCGGAAAGCCCGATCATCCACAACGCGCTTCTCGCGCTGGATTCCATCAGCATCGTCGGCAATTACGGGCTGTTCCTCGCCCTTGGCTCGTTATCGCTGATAAAGCACGAGAAGCGTCTGGTCGGCCGGCGATGGATGGCCTTTCCGCTCTACTGGATGCTGATTTCCTATGCGGCATGGCGCGCCGTCATCGAACTCTGGCTGAAACCGCATTTCTGGAACAAGACCCCGCATGAAGCGACGCGCGTGATGCGCAGCGCGGTCAATCAGCCCGCAGACGCCACGCCTGCATCCGATTTCAGCAACTCGTCGAAATAG
- the argF gene encoding ornithine carbamoyltransferase, with translation MAATKHFLDLSAVSSQDLRGILNDARTRKVATKDGTADKPLAGKMLAMIFEKPSTRTRVSFDVGMRQLGGETLFLSGTEMQLGRAETIGDTAKVLSRYVDAIMIRTTDHKRLLELAEHATVPVINGLTDDTHPCQIMADLLTFEEHKGPVAGKTIAWTGDGNNVLHSFVEGAARFGYRMNMAVPMGSEPHDKFLNWARNEGAEIMLCHDAEKAVSGADCVVTDTWVSMNQEHKARGHNIFQPFQVNKQLMGRAKDDALFMHCLPAHRGEEVTDDVIDGPQSVVFDEAENRLHAQKSILAWCLGAI, from the coding sequence ATGGCAGCTACCAAGCATTTTCTCGATCTTTCCGCGGTCTCCTCGCAGGACCTCAGAGGCATTCTGAACGACGCCCGCACCCGCAAGGTGGCGACGAAGGACGGAACGGCTGACAAGCCGCTCGCCGGCAAGATGCTGGCGATGATCTTCGAAAAGCCGTCCACCCGCACGCGCGTCTCCTTCGACGTCGGCATGCGCCAGCTCGGCGGCGAGACGCTGTTCCTGTCGGGAACCGAAATGCAGCTCGGCCGCGCCGAGACGATCGGTGACACGGCCAAGGTGCTGTCGCGCTACGTCGACGCCATCATGATCCGCACCACCGACCACAAGCGCCTTCTGGAGCTTGCCGAACATGCGACCGTGCCGGTCATCAACGGCCTGACGGACGACACGCATCCCTGCCAGATCATGGCTGATCTCCTCACTTTCGAGGAGCACAAGGGACCGGTCGCCGGCAAGACGATCGCCTGGACCGGTGACGGCAACAACGTGCTGCATTCCTTCGTCGAAGGCGCGGCCCGCTTCGGCTACCGCATGAACATGGCGGTGCCGATGGGCTCCGAGCCGCACGACAAGTTCCTGAACTGGGCGCGCAACGAGGGCGCCGAGATCATGCTCTGCCACGATGCGGAGAAGGCGGTCTCGGGCGCCGACTGCGTCGTCACCGATACCTGGGTGTCGATGAACCAGGAGCACAAGGCCCGCGGCCACAACATCTTCCAGCCCTTCCAGGTCAACAAGCAGTTGATGGGCCGGGCGAAGGACGACGCGTTGTTCATGCACTGCCTGCCGGCGCACCGCGGCGAAGAAGTGACCGACGACGTGATCGACGGACCGCAGTCTGTAGTCTTTGACGAGGCGGAAAACCGCCTGCATGCACAGAAGTCCATCCTGGCCTGGTGCCTCGGGGCCATCTGA
- a CDS encoding cupredoxin domain-containing protein — MNGHKIIVTAAIAMMVGAAFTAATAADVKTYEITLNADTFSPQQIKAKAGEPFRIKLHNKTELPVELESAALGFEKIVESGHDIVVNVRAKEPGTYDFFDDFHPKQYVGHVVVE, encoded by the coding sequence ATGAACGGACACAAGATCATTGTCACGGCCGCCATTGCCATGATGGTGGGCGCCGCCTTTACCGCCGCGACGGCAGCGGACGTGAAGACTTACGAGATCACCTTGAATGCCGACACCTTCAGCCCGCAGCAGATCAAGGCCAAGGCCGGCGAGCCCTTCCGCATCAAACTTCATAACAAGACGGAATTGCCGGTCGAGCTGGAGTCCGCCGCTCTCGGTTTCGAGAAGATCGTCGAAAGCGGCCACGACATCGTCGTGAACGTGCGTGCGAAGGAGCCGGGGACTTATGACTTCTTCGACGACTTCCATCCCAAGCAGTATGTCGGCCACGTCGTCGTCGAGTGA
- a CDS encoding transporter substrate-binding domain-containing protein — MFTALHLSGAVAVFADEVGVPQLPLLFNAHERLEKPDLSLVPRIRFLTSTDFPPFNFIDPAGRLSGFNIDLARAICSELGIEAKCQVEAIPFGDLSGALAAGEGEAVIAGIAVTEETRREASFTRPYMLLPARFAIRTAAALEGDDATAALNGKAVGVLSGSAHEAMLKAFFPDLQPRAYGTRGDMLRGLEKGEVPAVFSDGIQLPFWVNGTASKGCCKLFDGPYYSTRFLGEGLSIMTRRKDQGLAAAFDYALASLSRDGKLQDIFIRYFPYGL; from the coding sequence ATGTTCACCGCATTGCATCTTTCTGGTGCAGTGGCGGTGTTTGCCGATGAAGTCGGGGTGCCGCAACTGCCGCTGCTCTTCAACGCGCATGAGCGTCTGGAAAAGCCGGATTTGAGCCTCGTGCCGCGGATCCGCTTTTTGACCTCCACCGATTTCCCGCCCTTCAATTTCATCGATCCGGCTGGCAGGCTGTCCGGCTTCAACATCGATCTTGCCCGGGCAATCTGCAGTGAACTGGGGATCGAGGCGAAATGCCAGGTTGAGGCCATTCCGTTCGGTGATCTTTCCGGCGCACTCGCGGCAGGCGAGGGGGAGGCGGTGATCGCCGGCATCGCAGTGACGGAAGAGACCCGCCGGGAGGCGTCGTTTACCCGGCCCTACATGCTCTTGCCGGCGCGCTTTGCTATTCGCACCGCAGCTGCGCTTGAAGGTGACGATGCGACGGCGGCGTTGAATGGCAAGGCCGTCGGCGTGCTTTCGGGAAGCGCCCATGAGGCAATGCTGAAGGCCTTCTTTCCGGACCTCCAGCCGCGCGCCTACGGCACCAGGGGCGACATGCTGCGAGGCCTGGAAAAAGGAGAGGTTCCGGCGGTGTTTTCCGACGGAATCCAGTTGCCGTTCTGGGTCAATGGAACCGCCTCGAAGGGATGCTGCAAGCTTTTCGACGGTCCCTATTATTCGACGCGCTTCCTTGGCGAGGGCCTCTCGATCATGACGCGCCGCAAGGATCAGGGGCTTGCAGCGGCCTTCGACTACGCGCTCGCCTCACTGTCGCGCGACGGCAAATTGCAGGATATCTTCATCCGGTACTTCCCGTACGGCCTCTAG